In Saccharothrix violaceirubra, the following are encoded in one genomic region:
- a CDS encoding GNAT family N-acetyltransferase, producing the protein MRLTTDRLVVRHFTPEDAAAFAAWRSDPEVARYQSWDAPYPEAKAVEFVRELLASDPDAPGWYQYAVEADGLVVGDVGVCLHENGMQAEIGYSVARAHQRRGYATEAVHGVLGFLFEERGLHRVSAECDAHNTPSAKLLTRLGFRLEGRRPENTWTKGAWRDDLLFGLLARDWHT; encoded by the coding sequence GTGAGGCTGACCACGGACCGGTTGGTGGTGCGGCACTTCACGCCGGAGGACGCCGCCGCGTTCGCCGCGTGGCGCTCCGATCCCGAGGTCGCCCGCTACCAGAGTTGGGACGCGCCTTATCCGGAGGCGAAGGCCGTGGAGTTCGTCCGGGAACTCCTCGCCTCGGACCCGGACGCGCCCGGCTGGTACCAGTACGCCGTCGAGGCAGATGGCTTGGTGGTGGGCGATGTCGGGGTGTGCTTACACGAGAACGGAATGCAGGCCGAGATCGGCTACTCGGTGGCGCGCGCCCATCAGCGACGCGGGTACGCGACCGAGGCGGTGCACGGCGTTCTGGGCTTCTTGTTCGAGGAGCGCGGCCTGCACCGGGTGTCGGCGGAATGCGACGCCCACAACACCCCTTCGGCGAAGTTGTTGACCCGCTTGGGTTTCCGCTTGGAAGGTCGGCGGCCGGAGAACACGTGGACGAAGGGAGCGTGGAGGGACGACCTGCTGTTCGGTTTGCTGGCGCGGGACTGGCACACATGA
- the proB gene encoding glutamate 5-kinase, with protein MSQARRSVATAGRVVVKVGSSSLTTAEGGLDAGRLDALVDAVASRCAAGSQVVLVSSGAIAAGLAPLGITRRPRDLATQQAAASVGQLTLAHAYANSFGRYALTVGQVLLTADDVVRRSHYRNAQRTFSRLLALGAVPVVNENDTVATAEIRFGDNDRLAALVAHLVGAEALVLLSDVDAVYDADPRTPGARRITEITGHADADGIDTTTTGASGLGTGGMASKLAAAHLAASAGIPVLLAGAADAFHALGKADVGTAFVPTGPRLSARRFWLGHAADASGRLVLDDGAVAAVVDRRRSLLAAGIMAVEGVFDAGDVVELVDLAGEVVARGVVAFDATELPDLIGLSSPNLPEEHRREVVHADDLVPLRH; from the coding sequence GTGTCGCAGGCCAGGCGGTCCGTGGCGACGGCCGGCCGTGTCGTGGTGAAGGTCGGCTCGTCGTCCCTGACGACCGCCGAGGGTGGTTTGGACGCCGGACGCCTGGACGCCCTGGTGGACGCGGTGGCGAGCCGCTGCGCCGCCGGGAGCCAGGTCGTGCTGGTGTCGTCCGGTGCCATCGCGGCCGGCCTGGCCCCGTTGGGCATCACCCGTCGGCCGCGTGATCTGGCGACCCAGCAGGCGGCGGCGAGCGTGGGGCAGTTGACGCTGGCCCACGCGTACGCGAATTCGTTCGGCCGCTACGCCCTGACCGTCGGCCAGGTCCTGCTCACCGCCGACGACGTCGTGCGCCGTTCCCACTACCGCAACGCCCAGCGCACGTTCTCCCGCCTGCTGGCGCTGGGTGCCGTGCCCGTCGTCAACGAGAACGACACGGTCGCCACGGCCGAGATCCGCTTCGGCGACAACGACCGGCTGGCGGCGCTGGTCGCCCACCTGGTGGGCGCGGAGGCCCTGGTCCTGCTGTCCGATGTGGACGCCGTGTACGACGCCGACCCCAGGACGCCGGGCGCCCGGCGCATCACCGAGATCACCGGCCACGCCGACGCGGACGGGATCGACACGACCACCACCGGCGCGTCGGGCCTGGGCACCGGCGGCATGGCCTCGAAGCTGGCCGCCGCCCACCTCGCCGCTTCGGCGGGAATCCCGGTACTCCTGGCCGGTGCCGCCGATGCCTTCCACGCGTTGGGGAAAGCGGACGTGGGCACCGCCTTCGTACCGACCGGCCCCCGCCTCTCGGCCCGCAGGTTCTGGCTGGGCCACGCGGCGGACGCCTCCGGCAGGCTGGTCCTGGACGACGGTGCGGTGGCCGCCGTGGTCGACCGCCGCCGGTCACTGCTGGCCGCCGGGATCATGGCGGTGGAAGGTGTCTTCGACGCGGGCGACGTGGTCGAACTGGTCGACCTGGCGGGCGAGGTCGTGGCCAGGGGGGTGGTCGCGTTCGACGCGACGGAACTCCCCGACCTGATCGGCCTCTCCAGCCCGAACCTCCCGGAGGAGCACCGCCGGGAGGTCGTCCACGCCGACGACCTGGTCCCCCTGCGCCATTAG
- the obgE gene encoding GTPase ObgE, with protein MSRFVDRVVIHVAAGDGGNGVASVHREKFKPLGGPDGGNGGRGGDVVLVVDSQVHTLLDFHFRPNATAGNGKGGQGGNRDGANGADLELRVPDGTVVLTESGDLVADLTGEGTRLVAAQGGRGGLGNASLASKARKAPGFALLGEPGEAHNLVLELKSVADVGLLGFPSAGKSSLISVLSAAKPKIADYPFTTLVPNLGVITAGETIFTMADVPGLIPGASEGKGLGLDFLRHIERCAVLVHVVDCATYEPGRDPLSDIDALETELAEYTPSLAGDLAERPRVVVLNKIDLPEARELAELVRADVEARGLPVFEVSTASREGLRELTFALARVVEEYRASRPKQEATRIVLRPTAVDDAGFTVVEDPETPGGFLVHGERPLRWIRQTDFTNDEAVGYLADRLARLGVEDVLVKKGAVPGAQVTIGDLVFDWEPTTPAGIAMTMSGRGTDARLEPMNRVGAAERLAAKKSRRIPGSYADEDFEEDE; from the coding sequence GTGTCCCGCTTCGTCGACCGGGTGGTCATCCACGTCGCCGCGGGCGACGGCGGGAACGGCGTCGCCTCGGTGCACCGCGAGAAGTTCAAGCCCCTCGGCGGGCCGGACGGCGGGAACGGCGGTCGCGGCGGCGACGTCGTCCTGGTCGTCGACTCGCAGGTGCACACCCTGCTGGACTTCCACTTCCGCCCCAACGCCACGGCCGGCAACGGCAAGGGCGGCCAGGGCGGCAACCGCGACGGCGCGAACGGCGCGGACCTCGAACTGCGCGTGCCGGACGGCACGGTCGTGCTCACCGAGTCGGGTGACCTCGTCGCCGACCTGACCGGCGAGGGCACGCGGCTGGTCGCGGCCCAGGGCGGCCGGGGCGGGCTGGGCAACGCCTCGCTCGCGTCCAAGGCCCGCAAGGCGCCCGGTTTCGCGCTGCTGGGCGAGCCCGGCGAGGCGCACAACCTGGTGCTGGAGCTGAAGTCCGTCGCGGACGTCGGCCTGTTGGGCTTCCCCTCGGCAGGCAAGTCGTCGCTGATCTCGGTGCTGTCCGCGGCCAAGCCGAAGATCGCCGACTACCCGTTCACCACGCTCGTGCCGAACCTGGGCGTCATCACGGCGGGCGAGACGATCTTCACGATGGCCGACGTGCCCGGCCTGATTCCCGGCGCCTCGGAGGGCAAGGGCCTCGGTCTGGACTTCCTGCGCCACATCGAGCGCTGCGCGGTGCTCGTGCACGTCGTCGACTGCGCCACGTACGAGCCCGGCCGCGACCCGCTGTCGGACATCGACGCGCTGGAGACCGAGCTGGCCGAGTACACCCCGTCGTTGGCCGGCGACCTGGCCGAGCGCCCGCGCGTGGTCGTGCTCAACAAGATCGACCTGCCCGAGGCGCGCGAGCTGGCCGAGCTGGTCCGCGCGGATGTCGAGGCCCGCGGCCTGCCGGTGTTCGAGGTGTCGACCGCGAGCCGTGAGGGCCTGCGCGAGCTGACGTTCGCCTTGGCACGCGTGGTGGAGGAGTACCGCGCGTCCCGGCCCAAGCAGGAGGCGACCCGGATCGTGCTGCGGCCGACCGCCGTCGACGACGCCGGGTTCACGGTGGTCGAGGACCCGGAGACGCCGGGCGGTTTCCTCGTGCACGGCGAACGCCCGCTGCGCTGGATCCGCCAGACCGACTTCACCAACGACGAGGCCGTGGGCTACCTCGCCGACCGCCTCGCCCGGCTGGGCGTCGAGGACGTACTGGTCAAGAAGGGCGCGGTACCCGGTGCCCAGGTCACCATCGGCGACCTGGTGTTCGACTGGGAGCCGACCACCCCCGCCGGTATCGCGATGACCATGAGTGGACGCGGTACCGATGCCCGCCTGGAGCCCATGAACCGCGTGGGCGCCGCGGAGCGCTTGGCGGCCAAGAAGTCCCGGAGGATTCCGGGTTCTTACGCGGACGAGGACTTCGAAGAGGACGAGTGA
- the rpmA gene encoding 50S ribosomal protein L27 produces MAHKKGASSSRNGRDSNPQYLGVKRFGGQVVKAGEILIRQRGTKFHPGVNVGRGKDDTLFALAAGAVEFGSKRGRKTVNIVPVEAAA; encoded by the coding sequence ATGGCACACAAAAAGGGTGCTTCCAGTTCCCGGAACGGCCGTGACTCCAACCCCCAGTACCTCGGGGTCAAGCGGTTCGGCGGTCAGGTCGTCAAGGCCGGCGAGATCCTGATCCGCCAGCGCGGCACCAAGTTCCACCCCGGCGTCAACGTCGGCCGCGGCAAGGACGACACGCTGTTCGCCCTCGCCGCCGGTGCGGTGGAGTTCGGCAGCAAGCGTGGGCGCAAGACCGTGAACATCGTTCCGGTCGAGGCCGCTGCCTGA
- the rplU gene encoding 50S ribosomal protein L21, translated as MYAIVKTGGKQYKVAVGDVIEVEKLEGEPDTEITFAAPLLVVDGEDVTSAVDALAKITVTGKVVEQTKGPKIRIHKFKNKTGYHKRQGHRQKLTRVEVTGITGK; from the coding sequence ATGTACGCGATCGTCAAGACCGGCGGCAAGCAGTACAAGGTGGCTGTCGGCGACGTCATCGAGGTCGAGAAGCTCGAAGGCGAGCCGGACACCGAGATCACCTTCGCGGCGCCCCTCCTCGTCGTGGACGGCGAGGACGTCACGTCCGCTGTCGACGCCCTTGCGAAGATCACGGTGACCGGCAAGGTCGTCGAGCAGACCAAGGGTCCCAAGATCCGCATCCACAAGTTCAAGAACAAGACCGGCTACCACAAGCGCCAGGGTCACCGCCAGAAGCTGACCCGCGTCGAGGTCACCGGCATCACCGGTAAGTGA
- a CDS encoding translation initiation factor IF-2 N-terminal domain-containing protein, with amino-acid sequence MSNTDRPAGGAGGGNVTSAHPQLADLPAKLRVHALAKLLGASSKDVVAALADLGETVRSAQSSVTRDLALKVAESLLDWDDIVTGEVDETTEEPALPPREVAALTPLFAPPSAVFLPPTPVPVVAPAATTADVDEEPAAEPVGDEAHADEDAGDEGEGRRRRRRGRRGRGRGKGMGDEADVDESTDEAAEAVGEETVEDEAADEEGEGGGNRRRRRRRRRRGVAEDEATPNEDDPPNTVVHVRDARDDKADSEAAQNEVRSVRGSTRLEAKRQRRRDGREAGRRRAPVLSEAEFLARREAVERTMVVRERGDRTQIGVLEDGVLVEHFVTSSGTGSLVGNVYLGRVQNVLPSMEAAFIDIGRGRNAVLYAGEVDWDAAGLEGKARKIEQALSTGDSVLVQVTKDPVGHKGARLTTQISLPGRFLVYVPGGGATGISRKLPDTERKRLKDILKRVVPEDAGVIIRTASEGIAEEELGRDVTRLQAQWQVIKEKADVPRAQAPQLLYEEPDLLVKVVRDLFTEDFSALIVQGSEAWDVIEAYVRHVAPDLQDRLRRHVGNTEVFAEHRIDEQLLKALDRKVWLPSGGYLVVDRTEAMTVIDVNTGKFTGSGGNLEETVTRNNLEAAEEIVRQLRLRDVGGIIVIDFIDMVLESNRDLVLRRLTECLGRDRTRHQVAEVTSLGLVQMTRKRVGTGLLEAFSSTCEHCRGRGLVVSTEPVAGHAHGGSGQSGQQQQQQQPPQQQQQGGGRKSRRGKGGDNAAPPAEAPVDLPAIVEDEPVETAPVVGPTVTAPDGGASVESGPVSGAAVIGDSSVDEAPDDGRPRRQRRRVARREAGAVSRRESSAPEPAAPAEPVVVERVAEPAASAPVVEPEAPHVSIAPPTQVGPADAAESRNGTTSRTRTRRRAASRPAGPPVNAVTEG; translated from the coding sequence ATGTCGAACACGGACAGGCCTGCCGGCGGCGCCGGCGGGGGTAACGTCACATCCGCACACCCGCAGTTGGCGGATCTGCCGGCCAAGCTCAGGGTGCACGCCCTGGCGAAGCTGCTCGGCGCGAGCAGCAAGGACGTGGTCGCCGCGCTCGCCGATCTCGGCGAGACGGTGCGCAGCGCGCAGTCCAGCGTGACGCGTGACCTCGCCCTGAAGGTCGCGGAAAGCCTGCTGGACTGGGACGACATCGTCACCGGCGAGGTCGACGAGACCACCGAGGAACCGGCGCTGCCGCCCCGCGAGGTGGCCGCGCTCACCCCGTTGTTCGCGCCGCCGTCCGCGGTGTTCCTGCCGCCGACGCCCGTGCCCGTGGTCGCGCCCGCCGCGACGACGGCCGACGTCGACGAGGAGCCCGCGGCCGAACCGGTCGGCGACGAGGCGCACGCCGACGAGGACGCCGGTGACGAGGGCGAAGGCCGTCGTCGTCGCCGTCGTGGCCGTCGTGGTCGTGGTCGCGGCAAGGGCATGGGCGACGAGGCCGACGTCGACGAGTCGACCGACGAGGCGGCCGAGGCCGTCGGCGAGGAGACGGTCGAGGACGAGGCCGCCGACGAGGAAGGCGAAGGCGGCGGCAACCGGCGCCGTCGGCGCCGTCGTCGTCGCCGGGGCGTTGCCGAGGACGAGGCGACGCCGAACGAGGACGACCCGCCGAACACGGTCGTCCACGTGCGCGACGCACGGGACGACAAGGCCGACTCCGAGGCCGCCCAGAACGAGGTCCGCAGCGTGCGCGGCTCGACCCGGCTGGAGGCCAAGCGCCAGCGCCGCCGGGACGGTCGCGAGGCCGGGCGCCGTCGTGCGCCGGTGCTGTCCGAGGCCGAGTTCCTGGCCCGACGCGAGGCCGTCGAGCGCACCATGGTCGTGCGCGAGCGCGGCGACCGCACGCAGATCGGCGTGCTGGAGGACGGCGTCCTCGTCGAGCACTTCGTGACCTCGTCGGGCACCGGCTCGCTGGTCGGCAACGTCTACCTGGGCCGCGTGCAGAACGTGCTGCCGTCGATGGAGGCCGCCTTCATCGACATCGGCCGCGGTCGCAACGCCGTGCTCTACGCGGGCGAGGTCGACTGGGACGCCGCGGGCCTCGAGGGCAAGGCCCGCAAGATCGAGCAGGCCCTGTCCACCGGCGACAGCGTGCTCGTGCAGGTCACCAAGGACCCGGTCGGCCACAAGGGCGCCCGGCTGACCACGCAGATCAGCCTGCCCGGCCGCTTCCTGGTGTACGTGCCCGGCGGCGGCGCGACCGGCATCAGCCGCAAGCTGCCCGACACCGAGCGCAAGCGCCTCAAGGACATCCTCAAGCGCGTGGTGCCCGAGGACGCGGGCGTGATCATCCGCACCGCCTCCGAGGGCATCGCGGAGGAGGAGCTCGGCCGCGACGTCACCCGCCTCCAGGCGCAGTGGCAGGTCATCAAGGAGAAGGCCGACGTGCCGCGCGCCCAGGCTCCGCAGCTGCTGTACGAAGAGCCCGACCTGCTGGTGAAGGTCGTCCGCGACCTGTTCACCGAGGACTTCTCCGCGCTGATCGTGCAGGGCTCGGAGGCGTGGGACGTGATCGAGGCGTACGTGCGCCACGTCGCGCCCGACCTCCAGGACCGGCTGCGTCGCCACGTGGGCAACACGGAGGTGTTCGCCGAGCACCGCATCGACGAGCAGCTCCTCAAGGCATTGGACCGCAAGGTGTGGCTGCCCTCGGGCGGCTACCTGGTCGTCGACCGCACCGAGGCGATGACCGTGATCGACGTGAACACCGGCAAGTTCACCGGTTCGGGCGGAAACCTCGAAGAGACGGTGACGCGCAACAACCTGGAGGCCGCGGAGGAGATCGTCCGCCAGCTCCGGCTGCGCGACGTCGGCGGCATCATCGTGATCGACTTCATCGACATGGTGCTGGAGTCCAACCGGGACCTGGTGCTGCGTCGCCTGACCGAGTGCCTCGGCCGGGACCGCACGCGCCACCAGGTCGCCGAGGTGACCTCGCTCGGCCTGGTGCAGATGACCCGCAAGCGGGTCGGCACCGGGTTGCTGGAGGCGTTCAGCAGCACGTGCGAGCACTGCCGCGGGCGTGGCCTGGTGGTGTCGACCGAGCCGGTGGCCGGCCACGCGCACGGTGGTTCGGGCCAGTCCGGTCAACAACAGCAGCAGCAACAGCCGCCGCAGCAGCAGCAGCAGGGTGGCGGGCGCAAGTCCCGGCGTGGCAAGGGCGGCGACAACGCCGCGCCGCCCGCCGAGGCGCCGGTCGACCTGCCCGCGATCGTGGAGGACGAGCCGGTCGAGACCGCACCCGTGGTCGGTCCGACCGTCACGGCGCCGGACGGCGGCGCGTCCGTCGAGAGTGGTCCGGTGTCGGGCGCGGCCGTGATCGGCGACTCTTCCGTGGACGAGGCGCCCGACGACGGTCGGCCGCGTCGGCAGCGCCGTCGCGTGGCCCGGCGCGAGGCCGGTGCGGTGAGCCGGCGCGAGTCGTCGGCGCCGGAGCCGGCCGCTCCCGCCGAGCCCGTCGTCGTCGAGCGGGTCGCCGAGCCCGCCGCGTCGGCGCCGGTCGTCGAGCCCGAGGCACCGCACGTGTCGATCGCGCCGCCGACCCAGGTCGGTCCGGCGGACGCGGCCGAGTCCCGCAACGGCACGACGTCCCGCACGCGGACCCGCCGTCGTGCCGCCTCGCGGCCCGCCGGCCCGCCGGTCAACGCGGTCACCGAAGGCTGA
- a CDS encoding TIGR03936 family radical SAM-associated protein produces the protein MQRLRVRYAKRGRLRFTSHRDIARTFERALRRAGVPMAYSQGFNPHPKVSWANAAPTGVASEAEYVEVQVVEEVEPEALRAALDAALPPGLDILEIVQSGGGNLPERIDASRWRIELPGVSPDRLEFAVAALLSATSVEVERLTKDGKRLLDVRPALVSAQVDGHSSDAGHDAPGLSQPCGILMTVVRQTTPTVRPDDVLSALRVVADLVPPVPAKATRMAQGRLEDDGNLVDPLSPDRVTED, from the coding sequence GTGCAGAGGCTTCGGGTGCGCTACGCGAAACGCGGCCGGTTGCGGTTCACGTCGCACCGCGACATCGCCCGGACCTTCGAACGCGCACTGCGCCGCGCGGGCGTGCCCATGGCCTACTCGCAGGGCTTCAACCCCCACCCGAAGGTGTCATGGGCGAATGCCGCACCGACCGGTGTGGCGAGCGAGGCCGAGTACGTGGAGGTGCAGGTCGTAGAGGAGGTCGAGCCCGAGGCGCTGCGTGCGGCCCTCGACGCGGCCCTGCCGCCGGGCCTGGACATCCTGGAGATCGTCCAGTCGGGTGGTGGCAACCTCCCGGAGCGGATCGACGCCAGTCGCTGGCGGATCGAACTGCCCGGCGTGTCACCCGATCGGCTGGAGTTCGCGGTGGCCGCGTTGCTGTCCGCGACGTCGGTCGAGGTCGAACGGCTCACCAAGGACGGCAAACGCCTGCTCGACGTGCGGCCGGCCCTGGTGTCGGCCCAGGTCGACGGGCATTCGAGCGATGCCGGACACGATGCGCCTGGATTGTCACAACCGTGTGGGATACTCATGACGGTCGTACGGCAGACAACGCCTACCGTGCGACCCGACGACGTGCTGAGCGCGCTCCGGGTCGTCGCCGACCTGGTTCCGCCGGTCCCCGCGAAGGCGACCCGGATGGCGCAGGGCCGGCTCGAGGACGATGGCAACCTGGTCGATCCGCTCTCCCCGGACAGGGTGACGGAGGACTGA
- a CDS encoding S8 family peptidase translates to MPLLRRARAAAVGVALLATGFAPGSASASIAVPTYAAADPDEVGASHCIQPGPTLRYLVVFDEGTSSPLADALVTGACGTIATYHPQISVAVVTSADPGFGTKMGPERAYSAQADGRSRRTPAKKREDEPVGSRTADGTLDRTAEQWDMELIHAAEAHAVSTGSRDVVVGVLDSGVDPTHPDLVDALDPELSAGCTTGVADPAEAAWSPTTSVHGTHVAGTIAAADDGRGTTGVAPGVRIASVKVVDDDGFIYPEYAVCGFMWAATHGMTVTNNSYYIDPWVFTCQNQDGQKLVYEAVRRAVDYAAARGVLTVAAAGNAAVDLTKPGRDAQSPTNAAPEDVKPRPVDNTCLVLPAQLRNVVAVSSVGANRVKAGYSSYGLGAVDVTAPGGDRRQVPADGGQGCVLSTVPNGYDYSCGTSMAVPHASGVAALIASQHPSAGAGELGRMLNAGAQTVPCPADYDLNGTGVQDAYCTGYSEYNGFYGHGMVDAEAAVTR, encoded by the coding sequence GTGCCTCTGCTCCGCCGCGCCCGAGCGGCAGCGGTCGGCGTGGCGTTGCTCGCGACCGGGTTCGCCCCCGGTTCGGCCTCGGCGAGCATCGCGGTGCCGACGTACGCCGCGGCGGACCCCGACGAGGTCGGCGCGTCCCACTGCATCCAGCCCGGACCGACCCTGCGCTACCTGGTGGTGTTCGACGAGGGCACGAGCAGCCCGCTGGCGGACGCCCTGGTCACGGGCGCGTGCGGCACGATCGCGACCTACCACCCGCAGATCTCGGTGGCCGTCGTGACCTCGGCCGACCCGGGGTTCGGCACGAAGATGGGGCCGGAGCGGGCCTACAGCGCGCAGGCCGACGGCAGGTCCCGGCGGACGCCCGCGAAGAAGCGCGAGGACGAACCGGTGGGCAGCCGGACGGCGGACGGCACACTGGACCGGACGGCCGAGCAGTGGGACATGGAGTTGATCCACGCCGCCGAGGCGCACGCCGTCAGCACGGGCAGCCGTGACGTCGTGGTGGGCGTGCTCGACTCGGGCGTGGACCCCACGCACCCCGACCTGGTCGACGCGCTGGACCCCGAACTGTCGGCGGGCTGCACGACCGGCGTGGCCGACCCCGCCGAGGCCGCCTGGTCGCCGACCACGTCGGTGCACGGCACGCACGTCGCGGGCACGATCGCGGCGGCCGACGACGGCCGGGGCACCACGGGCGTCGCGCCGGGCGTGCGGATCGCGTCGGTGAAGGTCGTCGACGACGACGGGTTCATCTACCCCGAATACGCGGTGTGCGGGTTCATGTGGGCGGCGACGCACGGCATGACCGTGACCAACAACAGCTACTACATCGACCCGTGGGTGTTCACCTGCCAGAACCAGGACGGGCAGAAGCTGGTCTACGAGGCCGTGCGCCGGGCCGTGGACTACGCGGCGGCGCGGGGCGTGCTGACCGTGGCGGCGGCGGGCAACGCGGCCGTCGACCTGACCAAGCCGGGCCGGGACGCGCAGAGCCCGACGAACGCCGCGCCCGAGGACGTCAAGCCGCGGCCCGTGGACAACACGTGCCTGGTGCTGCCCGCGCAGTTGCGCAACGTGGTCGCGGTCTCGTCCGTGGGCGCCAATCGGGTGAAGGCCGGGTACAGCTCGTATGGGCTGGGCGCGGTGGACGTCACGGCGCCGGGCGGTGACCGGCGGCAGGTGCCGGCGGACGGCGGGCAGGGCTGCGTGCTGTCGACCGTGCCGAACGGCTACGACTACTCCTGCGGCACGTCGATGGCAGTGCCGCACGCGTCCGGCGTGGCCGCGCTGATCGCCTCGCAGCACCCGTCGGCGGGCGCGGGCGAACTCGGACGGATGCTCAACGCGGGCGCGCAGACTGTGCCGTGCCCGGCGGACTACGACCTCAACGGCACCGGCGTGCAGGACGCGTACTGCACCGGGTACTCCGAGTACAACGGCTTCTACGGGCACGGGATGGTGGACGCGGAGGCGGCCGTCACGCGGTGA